In Limanda limanda chromosome 3, fLimLim1.1, whole genome shotgun sequence, the sequence ATCACCAAAGTCAGACCAGTTTATCAATTTGACAACTAAATCAGCAGAAATGAACCTTTCACAAACACTCTGGGATCAATATCTATGTTCAATGATATAAAAACTgaatttctatatatttggtcGTATtcccaaatcacaatttgtctcactgTTCttaagagtcaggaaaaactaccgAAATAAAACCTCTTAACTTAagagagagtcacatgtgaggtACCCGAAGTAAATGACTTTGCCATTAGACCATAGTTTTAAAACTCTGTAATGACCTGTAGGAACCTGGAGTCACTGatctcttttcttcttgtttgtcacttttGCTCTAAGCAGCCAAATGCATCTAAGAAGGTAAAGTGTGATTGTCATTGTGCTGTTATAGACGTAGCTGATCATTTCATGTGGTTCAGTCactgcatgtgtgagtgagtggccTCCTGTTGGCCATAGTTGTTGtgaaatgtgctgtaaatgAGAGCAAAGCTGTTTTCATCAAGTCCTAATATATTCACATTCATAAATCTGATTTGTTTCTCAGGGAAAAGGCCACTTACAGCGACTGAGCTACACCCCCTCGCCCCCGGTGAGTCCCCGGCTGCCGTCTGTGGCGAACCCTGTGGTGGAGGAGAGCGGCGGTGAAGAGGGAGCGTACTCGTTTCCCGAAATCTCCGAGCATCAGCAGGCGGccatgcagcaggaggagagggtgtTGACGGAGCAAATAGAAAACCTGCAGAAAGAGAAGTAAACAGAGCACATTACCTGAACTATAAATGTTATTAGGTCGTACAAACTGTATCAGAAGTTCAATAACTGTTAGCACGTATTGTTTTTAATCTGGATGGTGTTTGCCTCTGCAGAGAGGAGTTGACTTTCGAGATTCTGTCTCTGGAGCCCCGAGCGTCTGATGACGAGACCCTGGAGTCGGAAGCTTCTATCGGTACAGCTGACAGCTCAGAAAACCTCAACGTCGACTCCGAGGGAACCATCTCCGACTTCTCTGGTATGTCACCAAACAGGAAATCGTAATTTACTCATTTTTGAATTAGCAAATTCTGTTACGCAGAAGAAAAACTTGACCCATCCCTGCCCTTCATTGCAGAGAGAGGTCCGGCGTTGACTTCTCCGTGGCCTCGGAGGTCTGACGGGAGGAGCCCCCGACGTCGGGTTCTGCACCGGCAGCCTGACTCCCTGGACTCCGTGGACTCCTGCTCCAGTGTTTCCTCCTACTCGTCCTCATCACACTTCCAaccttcgtcctcctcctcctccgtcaccaCCACCCCAGCCCGGCGCTTTCGTTTCCACTCCAAGTCCCCCACAAGTCCTCCCCAGGCCCAAGCCCAGTCCCTGAATGCATCCCATGCCTCGCGGTCCGACAGATTGGACAGGAGCCCGTCAGGAGACCACGAAGGCCCTCATGACGAAAGGCCCCAGTTCACCAGCCGAGGCACCTTCAATCCAGAGAAGGGCAAACAGAAACTTAAAGGGGCCAAGAATTCGACCTCACGACACTCGAGAGACAGCGGTGGCCACAGCAGGGACCCTCCAGACATACCACAGCAGCTGGTGTTGTATGGCAGTAATGAATTCATGGTATAAAGGACACTGGGATGCCAAAGCACTCCCTATCCAGCTCCCAGGCGTATATGTTCTGAATGGGAGATGACGTATAGTGGCAACTAATCTCCACTTCTCCAAGCGCTCTTGCTTCGCCTTTCTTTATTGAAGTCTGCAAAGAAGTTGTCCCCAAGTGCCATTTCTAGTTCTTCCAGCTCCCGAAGGGGGGAGAGGCGTTTTGGCAGAGGGACCGGAGTGGGGCTCCTCTTCTGTACACTATACTGCCAGCCATGCTCTCACAGTGCCTTGGCAGCTTTTTACTCGGCGCCAAGAAGGAAGACGGAGAAAAGGGAATGTTGGAAAATGCGGAAGACCACTCAGCATCAGGGAATGTGACGGAGCAGGAAAGCCGGAGCCGTGtacgacagcagcagcagaagaagaagaagaagaagaaaaagaagaagagaccaGGCGTCACAGACGTTCCAGTGAACTTAAAGCTCCCCATTTTTAGCTGCTTTACAAGTTTACAGTTCATAACAATGAGTTTAAGCAGTGGTTGCTCTGTTATTACAACTTCATTTTCCCCCcttatttaatatgttttaatgtcACAGAAAGTCTTTATAGCTTATATTATACAGGTATAAATACTGTACAAAGCCGGAACACCAGCCTCTGCTGGGTAGTtgaaatatttatcttttttttttttttatttgagtacaTTGGACGGAGAAGTACAGAATTGGGCAGTGGAtgatttgtgtatatgtgtgcgtatgtatgtgtgtgtgtgggtgcatgtgcCGAGCGCTCATGCGTGACCGTGTGTACTGAGAAAACCACTTCATGTGTTAAAAGTTTGTGCTGCTTATTTCCCCTTTACGAGGGAGATACCGCCATCAAAGGGACCAAGTCAGCTGGTGTTGTTCCAGCCCAGGGGATCCCAGCTCTGTACAGAATGTTGGATGCGTATTAAAATCCATGCATTCACTGCTTAACAGCCATACAACAATTGTAATGTACAGTACAGTTCATATGTGTACAGTATAGCGGACAAATGTTATTCTATTCTTGAAACCCATTGTTACCCTCCCCACCTCCTGTCTCTGAAGTGTTTGCTCAATAGCAACCAAGAAAGAACATAAAATCACGACGTCTTCTGTCATTATTCATGAGTATCtccgtgtttgtgttgtttaaatgtatttttccattCTCATACATTTTTTAAGCCTGTGTCAAAGTCGTTAACATGTTCAACAGTAGCATACAATGGGAAAAAATAGATGATTTGCACAGCAGACATGACGCCGCAGTAGAGGATAAGCTCACgttattaaaaacatcaatGATGACTCTGTCCTAAGAACAGAGTTTAAAAACTATATGACAACAGGACATAAGCAgcattttaaacaaatacatgtgtTAGAAGTTATCAACTAAACAATTTggtaaagaaacacaaaacctgAATAGGTCAGGTCAATAATAACATATTAACATACTTAACTGCTCAAAGCAGCTTGCAAGAACCTCAGTATAGAATTTAAAACAGCTGTGGTATAACTGCGTATAAGACACTTATTTACTTAGTGTAATCAAGTACACATAATACGTTTTTTCTTGACTGTAGTATTTTCTTTCAGTGCTTATGCCACCACATTCAGATGAAACTTTGTACTTACTACTTACCTGCCTGTTACTATGGTAAAATGTTATATACAAATATGTTGAAAATGCTTATAAAATATGATGTACTAGGTTAAACTCATTGCTGTTGTATTTCACCACAGTACCAGCAGGAGCTTAAATTACAGCTGAAACGATTAGTTGAAagtggaaacattttaaatatttgtaattaaTGATGAATGATAAAATtgacaatttctttaaaaaactagATATGTTCATGTCAAAATGTCGTTCCAGCTTCAAAAATTGTAGAAAATTATCTTTTTACATTAATGAagcaacacaaagacctaaCATAATTAACACATAAAATACTGTCTGTATGACATACTACAGATATACAGATAAACCACAGTGGGACAGAAGAACAGAGCTTTTTCCTCTTGTTACAGATAATTTACTGGAAGGGGAGGGCGTTCAATGACGagaaagaaggaagaaagaatCTTTTAAAGTCCAGACAGAAGAGGGGAGGGGCGGGGGGTCACATCATGTTCCAATAATGCTTTCCAATGATAACCAAAGTACTGTTGAGCTGTCACTTTGTATTCTGGGTAATTAATGTAATTCATTGGTCTTTAAGATTTACAATTAgtggattaaaaagaaaagtgaacagCTTATTGCATGAATGAatgttattaaattaaattaaaaaaaattatcaaaacTAAAATCAGTCAAAGCTTTTGATCAAATTGTTCAAAATGAGAGGCCACATGACTATAATAGAAAATTGTTGTAAAATGGTCAATTAATGCAAAGCTAACATTGCATAACAAACAGTCAGTAAGTAATAAGAATAAAGTATGCAATTTAATttaggaaatataaaaacaatatacaaGTATTAACTACAGTGTatcatatagatagatagatagatagagtactttattcatccccgaagggaaattaagttgtcatagcagccggtatatttgaatacaataaaatacaatacaatacaatacaatacaattaaaaatattgaggtagaaagaataaaaaaacagaagcacaagataaaatacaataaaataggtagataaggtgcagtggcaagatgatggtaatagtactgatgatatgatggtaatggtattgttagacagtatataagaatagtacagtatatatagtatataaaatataacataatatatatttatatatgatagtaatgaGTATTTTTGCCTTCGATACTTACATAGTGACATTAAACACCACTTAAAAGCAGGAAGTTGTTAGTAACAGGAGTATTTTTACAGTGAGGTAATAGTACTTTAACTTCAGTAAAGTGTATATAAACTTCCTCCACATGGTAACGCGCGTTGGAGCCCAGCGGACGTGACGTATTAAAAAGTAGAACCGGGCTAATTGAGTAGAGACAACTAGGGACAACCCCCAGTGACGCGGACCCACCTTGTCCCCGCGGCGCATGCGCAGAGGCTATACGGCGCAGCGCGGCATcaggagcgaggaggaggagacgcgcGGTCACTCAGGAGCTGTCTCACCGTCTGTCTCAccgtctgtctcactgtctgtctgtccctctgggTTTGTTGACCTCCCTCACGCTGCTCCACCATGTCGGGATTCGACAGCAACCCCTTCGCGGACCCGGTGGACGTGAACCCCTTCCAGGTGAgagactcttcctcctccggctcGTCTTTCCTCCGGAGGGCCCGCTTGTGTCGGTGAAGAAACAGCTGAAAACCGGTTTATCGGGTCCAGGGTTCGGCCTCGGTGTTTCCTGGCTCCAGGATCGTTTCTATTGGGGAAACATGACACGTTGATCTGTGTCTGTAGGTCTGAAGAATGTCTGTGCTCAGTCAGTGTTGAAGCTGGTAACTCACCTGCTCAGGTGAGAGGAGGCTCCATCAGGCTGCGACTCCTCAGCGCCTCCATTGGCTTTTAACACAGAGGGTTTGAGTTCTTCTCCAGTCAGGGACACAACCTGAAAACCCTGATTTCAAATAACAAGATAAACTGGAAATAATCTTCTTTGTCCTGGATTCAGTTTAGTTGTATTGGACTTTACTTGTTGTACTGTTACTGTCATGGAGACAACCTGGAAGTTGATCATACATCGATATAATCTGGATATAATCTTGAATTTCCTGAATTGTTTTGATTCTTTGTTAATTACTTTACTACTTCTAATCTTCCAGTTGTGAAAACAACCTAAAAAAAAATAGTTGGCACGATGTATCCGGGGCATAATCTTGAATTCtattcttaatattttattgcatttaCATTAACTACTTGTATTATTCCAGTCATCTAAATAGCctttagaaataataaaattacgCAGTTTATTCTGGAAATACACTTAATTTtcctgaatttgtttttataatcatTAATTCTTCTACATCTAATTTTCAAGTCATGGACACAACCTGAAAATCTGATTTGAAATAACAAGATAAACTGGAAATAATCTTCTTTGTCCTGGATTCAGTTTAGTTGTATTGGTTTTTACTTGTGCTGTCATGGAGACAACCTGGAAGTTGATCATACATCGATATAATCTGGATATAATCTTGAATTTCCtgaattgttttaattatttttcatttactttaCTACGTCTTATCTTCCAGTTATGAAAacaacctgaaaaaaaaaatagttggCACGATGTATCCGGGATATAATCTTGAATTAtattcttaatattttattgcatttaaaTTAACTACTTGTATTATTCCAGTCATCTAAATAGCctttataaataatacaattacaCAGTTTATTCTGGAAATACACTTAATTTtcctgaatttgtttttataatcatTAATTCTTCTACATCTAATTTTCAAGTCATGGAAACAACCTGAACATTTTACTAAAATAAGCAAATATCCCGGAAATAATCTTCATTGTCAACAAGTTTGATGCACATGTTTAGGGCGACTGTCACAATTCAGATAGTATAAGTGATTTAAGTTATTGTACATTAGCAGTGGTGGATGTAGACACCCCCTCTGATTGAAACACTTAATCCTGAACCCTGCATCACTCAAAGTTCTGAATTAGCAGGAAGAACTCCTGGAAAACGACCTGGAACCTTATTTCGTTAACAAAGATCCAGGTGATGATGGTGTATATGTGAGTTTATTACTAGTTTATATGGTTTGAGACAAGGCAGCACTCAGGTGTGTCTTCCTGGAATATTCTCCTCTAGGCTGctaaccacattcaaattcactggatccagatttatATTTGCATCTACACCAAatgtcataaatatcagttgCCTGAATCAAGAACTGTTGCAAAACATGGTGTCTTGCAATGTTTGAGGAAGTGTATAGAAATTTCTGGATTTgaaattgaatgggttccttCCTAATCcgcatcctttcaccaagttttcaTGGTAGTTTCAAGTAGTTTTTTGGAAAATAAAGAAACCATGAGTAGTCGTGACGTCTCAGCTCTTCATTATATTCAACAAGTTGTATTTCatctctcttccttttttttacagGATGCCTCAGTCACACAAGCCACCAGCGGGGCCGCTGAAATCACCGGGGAGTTCAACCCCTTCTCTACCACTGAAATGGTCAGCTCCTCTGTTTTTAACCTAACTACTGATGCGAACATGACAGTTTATATTGGTCTCTAATCGCTGGCATTTAATTACCCACCTCCCTCCTAAAAAAGGAGCAAGGCCCCCAAAAATGTACGAGATATAAAATGATGaagaataatgtgtgtgtggtcattttgtgtctctctggGGTTGTTTCACGActggttgtggttgttttgtcatttttccATCTGTTTGTAGTCATGTGAGAGACTTTCCAACCAAAAATATCAGCAGTCACTTCAAACAAACATGTGGACAATGGATCCTCTTGTCTCTTATCAACCATGGTGCCTTGTAGCCCCATTCAGAAACCCCACAGTGGATACACAGGGGTTCCATCAGGGAGTGATAATATATAGTAAGAAGTATTGCTTCAATTGATTCACAGGGAAATCACACTGGCACGACCATCCCCATCTCTTCTGGCTCCACTCAACCTGCCATACTAGAGACCTCAGTGGAGCCCAGCGCACAAGTgagtctcactctctcacacacacacagacacacacacacgcaaacgcacacattGACAAATAGAGGGAATTAAATTAGCTGGTGTGAAATCCCATTTCAGCCGTTCTATCTGTCTGGGAGCTGACTGTTGCGTTGAATGTTAAAAACGATAGAGTACATCAGGACattattaataatctcaatCATAATACACTTCAAGATTAATATGTAACATACTTTGTTGACTGTTGTACTTTGATTATCCTGAATGTTTCCAACAACGCAGAGAACTCCTACATGTTATTCAAAAGAACAGGATGTTTCATTTTGGTCGCCTTGTAATTGCGTCATCTCTACATTACCGGCtcctttgtctgtctctgttaaaataaaataaaatatgtatatttgaCAGAATTTATTGTACAAACATTAACTTGTCAGTGTTTTTGGTACAAGATCTTGTCTGGTATTGATCAGCATAAACCAAGGATAAAGTTTGGCTAGTTGGACAGCGGAATTTGATGTAGCTGTTGTACAGTCCATGAATGTCCCCCTGCAGTGCTACTAGAAGGAAACCTCGGTTTTAAGAGCCCATCTCTTCCATCTCTCACCAGGCAGCTGTGACCGCTGCTGCCCAGGTGAGCCTGgtcaaacagcaggaggagctggagaagaaggCGGCTGAGCTGGAGCGGAAGGAGAATGAGCTACAGAACAGGACGGCAGGCCGAACCAACACTGGCAGTAAGTGGCTCCAGCTGCTCTAAGTAGTGGTGTGTGAAATATGTTGCATGTATGAACTGTAAGAACCACTCATAATAACCACACTGTGAAATCTTTATCAGCTAAAGAGAACAACTGGCCGCCTCTGCCCAGCTTCTCCCCGGTGAAGCCCTGCTTCTATCAGGACTTTGATGAGGATATCCCTGAGGAGTACCACAGGATCTGCAAGAGGATGTACTACCTCTGGATGTGTACGTACCCCGACAAGCTGGGTTTCCTCATTATTCCTCACATAACAAAGTGGATCGGTTTCTGTATGCAAGTAGTACTTAGTTGAATGGTACGatttacaaaacaatacaattctTGTTAACATACTTTTGTTTGTAACCCAATTAATTTTTAAACTGCAAATGAAATATCTTCAGATGCATTTGTCAACACTTTATGCTTTAATGCTTTTGAGTTTGAGATTGACCAGGATTACCACACACTAGTTTTTAGTGTATATGACTGTGTGGTCCAGTTCGGACAAGgattttgaaatgatattcaggtttgtttgtttttctacttGACCTTTTACTTCACATGGTCTTGAAATTTAACTGAATGCCATGAAAGTTATAGttgtcatttttaatatttgagGATTTGAGGCTTTTCATAAAATGCATCTTTTCGTTGGACCTGGATCTAGTATATTCccgtctcctcttcttccagtGCCGAACACTTTCAAACATTCTACACAACATTAATGTCGATCACACATTATTGGTTaaagaattatttaaaaaaaacgtccCTCATAGCTTTGAATTCTTCTAAAACTATTTTTAGTCCAGCTGATTgattccctgtgtgtgtccacagtccACAGCGCCACTCTCTTCCTCAACGTGCTGGCCTGCCTGGCTTACTTCACTGTAGACCCTGGGAACGGGGTGGACTTCGGTCTGTCCAtcctctggttcctcctcttcaccccgGTGTCCTTCGTCTGCTGGTACAGGCCGGTCTACAGAGCCTTCAGGTACAACACTACCCCGACGAttaagtgtttttcattttagatCAAGACAGGACTGGATGTAATGCTTTCATTGTTGCAACAGAAATAGTTGAAATGTAGAAATAGTTCTACAAGCAGATGAAATTTTGAGCGGTGTCTTTTTAACTAAGAACCCTCATAGTCCAATTCTGACAAAGAGTTAGCAGAAGTATAAAACAATTATAAAACATTAGATGCTACTAATATCAATACTATCACAATTCTCTTCCTCACAGttcagtgttgttttctccaaaatgtgtatttttggtCGAGGTGAAAATTGTCTGTGGAAAAACGACATTAAAATCTGCACAAGATTCAAAAGACTTAAAAATAAGAGTAGTATCTGCAAAATAAAGTTTCTTTTAGGGTTCTACAGACTATTGATCTGCTGCAAAGAAATGCTCACTATTTTATTTACTCATATGTACACCTCTTTAATTTTGGATTGCCATTAAGAGCAATATCTAATGGACTAACAATCAAATAAACCTCTGAAATACTGAATAACATTAACAACATGTCCtttgttctgtctgtttgtttccgTCTCTAGGTCTGACAGctccttcagcttcttcttcttctttttcgtGTTCTTCTTCCAAGTGGCGGTTTACGTCATCCAAACCGTGGGGATC encodes:
- the scamp2l gene encoding secretory carrier membrane protein 2, like, with translation MSGFDSNPFADPVDVNPFQDASVTQATSGAAEITGEFNPFSTTEMGNHTGTTIPISSGSTQPAILETSVEPSAQAAVTAAAQVSLVKQQEELEKKAAELERKENELQNRTAGRTNTGTKENNWPPLPSFSPVKPCFYQDFDEDIPEEYHRICKRMYYLWMFHSATLFLNVLACLAYFTVDPGNGVDFGLSILWFLLFTPVSFVCWYRPVYRAFRSDSSFSFFFFFFVFFFQVAVYVIQTVGIPKWGNSGWITAISMVRSNLAVAVVMMVVAGFFTVNSVLGIILLKMVHSKYRRTGASFTKAQQEFSHGVLTNRNVQAAAAGAATSAAQGAFASG